One Rhodothermales bacterium genomic region harbors:
- a CDS encoding molybdopterin-dependent oxidoreductase, whose product MSLKENRVERLLAALLRSPYAKKAAPVEAGGFGLPRISTTTNVPEKVDLTTVVHPDGRKSQYPPAAKWDDWTEWDGKAWPRKIARRYMLVPTVCFNCESACGLLAYIDRETLDVKKFEGNPAHPGSRGRNCAKGPATINQVYDPERILYPLKRVGKRGEGRWKRITWEEALSEISEKMRASRVARRDGIMYHVGRPGEDGYTNRCIQAWGVDGHNSHTNICSAGARAGYAFWTGSDRPSPDHANARVILLISSHLETGHYFNPHAQRIMEGMEKGAKLITFDPRLSNTASKSHVWLPTWPGSETYILLAIANHLIQNDRYDRAFMERWVNWKESLEHFRDHPELAPNFKVTNTSDFDEFDRLLKHLYAEFTFERAAEESQVPVDRIRQSAEYVADCDGRLATHTWRSASIGNLGGWQVSRCLYFLNVLTGSVGTRGGTAMNDWNKFVPKPFDSPPPFNAWNELHLPVEWPLAFYELSFLLPHFLEEGRGEVDVYFTRVYNPMWINPDGFMWLKALKDESKIKCHVALTPTWNESAWFADYVLPMGHSGERHDLMSQETHSGQWIAFRQPVRRVAMEKLGKPVRFTYEANPGEVWEENEWWIELSARMDHDGSLGIRRHFESPYRPGEIITVDEYYAWIFEHSVPGLPEKAAAEGLSPLQYMRKYGAFEVTTDNYEPYEAPVKQWSRKDDDGRLHENGNIVGVMAEDDPRVGFKTPSRKMEFVSRTMHDWGWPEREYVLPWVLKSHVHPDNIDRDSGEMLLLPTFRLPTLIHTRSANAKWLYELSHKNPVWIHQADADRIGVKTGELVRVETETGYFVDKAWVTEGIKPGIIAMSHHLGRWRLREDEGLNRGSSNLVELDEAEDGTRSLRVVHGATAWESFDPDTSRIWWEDVGVHQNLTHGVHPDPVSGAHCWLQKATNVRKAEPGDRHGDVHVDTRRSMEIYREWVALTRSAADHSPDGNRRPLWLKRPLKPVAEAYKLPVTKG is encoded by the coding sequence ATGTCTCTCAAGGAAAATCGTGTCGAGCGCCTGCTGGCCGCACTGCTTCGAAGTCCCTACGCAAAAAAGGCGGCGCCCGTCGAAGCAGGAGGATTCGGACTGCCGCGGATCTCCACCACGACTAACGTCCCCGAGAAAGTGGACCTGACTACGGTCGTTCATCCTGACGGACGGAAAAGCCAGTATCCACCCGCCGCAAAATGGGATGACTGGACGGAATGGGATGGCAAGGCGTGGCCCCGAAAGATCGCGCGTCGATATATGCTGGTTCCAACCGTTTGCTTCAACTGCGAAAGCGCCTGCGGACTGCTGGCTTACATCGATCGAGAGACACTCGATGTCAAGAAGTTCGAAGGAAACCCGGCACACCCCGGAAGTCGAGGTCGCAATTGCGCGAAAGGTCCCGCGACGATCAATCAGGTCTACGATCCCGAGCGAATCCTGTATCCGCTGAAACGGGTCGGCAAGCGGGGCGAGGGGCGGTGGAAGCGAATCACCTGGGAGGAGGCTCTCAGCGAGATATCGGAGAAGATGCGTGCGAGCCGCGTGGCCCGGCGCGATGGAATTATGTACCACGTCGGTCGTCCGGGAGAGGACGGCTACACGAATCGCTGCATCCAGGCATGGGGCGTCGACGGGCATAACAGCCACACCAACATCTGCTCGGCCGGCGCTCGAGCCGGCTACGCGTTCTGGACCGGCAGCGATCGGCCCAGCCCGGATCATGCCAACGCACGCGTCATCTTGCTCATCTCCAGTCACCTCGAGACGGGCCACTATTTCAACCCGCATGCCCAGCGGATCATGGAGGGCATGGAGAAGGGTGCGAAACTGATCACGTTCGATCCGCGACTCAGTAACACGGCGAGCAAGAGCCACGTGTGGCTGCCGACGTGGCCAGGGTCCGAGACCTACATCCTGCTGGCGATCGCAAATCATCTGATCCAGAATGACCGGTACGATCGGGCATTCATGGAGCGCTGGGTGAACTGGAAGGAGTCGCTTGAACATTTCCGGGACCACCCGGAGCTCGCGCCCAATTTCAAGGTCACTAACACGTCCGACTTCGACGAGTTTGACCGCCTGCTGAAGCACCTGTATGCGGAATTCACCTTCGAGCGGGCGGCCGAAGAATCGCAGGTGCCGGTCGATCGAATACGGCAGTCCGCCGAATATGTCGCGGATTGTGACGGTCGGTTGGCGACGCACACGTGGCGCAGCGCCTCCATCGGAAACCTTGGCGGATGGCAGGTTTCCAGATGCCTCTATTTCCTGAACGTTCTCACCGGAAGTGTGGGTACACGTGGCGGCACCGCCATGAACGACTGGAATAAGTTCGTTCCCAAACCGTTCGACTCACCGCCGCCGTTCAACGCGTGGAATGAGCTTCACCTGCCGGTCGAGTGGCCGCTGGCCTTCTACGAGCTCAGTTTTCTCCTGCCGCATTTTCTCGAAGAAGGACGTGGCGAGGTGGACGTGTACTTCACACGCGTCTACAATCCGATGTGGATCAACCCCGACGGGTTCATGTGGCTGAAAGCACTCAAGGATGAGTCGAAGATCAAATGCCACGTCGCTCTGACGCCCACGTGGAATGAGTCCGCATGGTTTGCAGACTACGTACTCCCGATGGGACACTCGGGCGAACGCCACGACCTCATGAGTCAGGAGACGCACTCGGGTCAGTGGATCGCATTTCGGCAACCCGTACGACGAGTCGCGATGGAAAAACTCGGGAAGCCCGTACGGTTCACGTACGAAGCAAATCCGGGAGAGGTGTGGGAGGAGAACGAGTGGTGGATCGAGTTGTCGGCGCGAATGGATCACGACGGAAGTCTGGGGATCCGCAGGCACTTCGAGAGTCCTTACCGACCGGGCGAGATCATCACGGTCGACGAGTACTATGCATGGATTTTCGAGCACAGCGTTCCGGGTCTTCCGGAGAAAGCGGCCGCCGAGGGACTTTCGCCGCTGCAGTATATGCGGAAGTACGGCGCCTTCGAGGTGACGACCGATAACTACGAGCCTTACGAAGCGCCGGTGAAGCAGTGGAGTCGCAAGGATGACGACGGCCGGCTGCACGAGAACGGAAACATCGTGGGCGTCATGGCGGAAGACGATCCGCGTGTCGGGTTCAAGACGCCCAGTCGCAAGATGGAGTTCGTCAGTCGGACGATGCACGACTGGGGCTGGCCGGAACGCGAATATGTTCTGCCGTGGGTGCTGAAGAGTCACGTTCACCCCGACAACATTGACCGCGATAGTGGCGAGATGCTGCTGCTGCCGACTTTTCGTCTGCCAACGCTCATTCACACGCGCAGCGCAAACGCGAAATGGCTCTACGAGCTCAGCCACAAGAATCCCGTCTGGATCCATCAGGCGGATGCGGATCGCATCGGCGTCAAGACAGGAGAACTGGTTCGAGTCGAAACGGAAACGGGATACTTCGTCGACAAGGCGTGGGTGACGGAGGGCATCAAGCCCGGCATTATCGCCATGAGCCATCACCTGGGACGGTGGCGTCTCCGCGAGGACGAGGGTTTGAATCGAGGCAGTTCCAATCTGGTGGAGCTTGATGAAGCGGAAGACGGGACCCGGAGCCTGCGGGTCGTGCACGGTGCGACAGCCTGGGAGTCATTCGATCCGGATACGAGTCGAATCTGGTGGGAAGATGTCGGCGTGCATCAGAACCTGACGCACGGGGTACACCCGGACCCTGTTAGCGGTGCGCATTGCTGGCTGCAAAAGGCGACCAATGTGCGAAAGGCCGAGCCCGGCGATCGTCACGGCGACGTGCATGTGGATACCCGCCGCTCGATGGAGATCTATCGGGAGTGGGTGGCGCTGACCCGGTCCGCCGCCGACCACAGTCCGGACGGCAATCGAAGACCGCTCTGGCTCAAGCGACCCCTGAAGCCGGTGGCCGAAGCGTACAAGCTTCCGGTGACTAAGGGTTAG
- a CDS encoding molecular chaperone TorD family protein, translated as MSPSESCLARSAAYDLLARFFRSGLTQQLFDEIDLLPGLRDALPETIDPDALAADHFALLGLDVFPYASAYLEADGRPGGTTTDFVSRMALSLGETGVSSESSDHISAECDVLSRLCMIKAEMIAGCADLPRVVRLEHDLLDHLFQWLPVFKHALEEGGGSLHRDMAEWMLDIAVDHKRSLASAADEDARFQLPELPDLLSAEKTGLRDLAEYLCRPALAGMVVTRTRVEQIARDLGLPRGFGDRSLMLGNLFGAAGNYGVVAELITEIKAVAIDWQRYFESLESSEQNVLAESALAWSERVGVTLSLLDHIDQRVSDIAEST; from the coding sequence ATGAGCCCCTCCGAATCCTGTCTTGCCCGATCGGCCGCCTACGATTTGTTGGCGCGGTTCTTTCGAAGCGGCCTCACGCAGCAGCTGTTCGATGAGATCGATTTGCTGCCGGGACTAAGGGATGCCCTGCCGGAGACGATCGATCCGGACGCGCTCGCGGCAGATCACTTTGCACTGCTGGGTCTCGACGTCTTCCCCTATGCGAGCGCATACCTGGAGGCGGACGGAAGGCCCGGCGGCACGACGACCGACTTCGTGAGTCGGATGGCTCTTTCTCTCGGCGAAACCGGCGTGAGTTCAGAATCATCCGATCACATATCGGCGGAGTGCGATGTGCTTTCCCGGCTATGCATGATCAAGGCCGAGATGATTGCTGGGTGTGCCGATCTGCCGCGTGTGGTTCGGCTTGAACATGATCTACTCGACCATCTATTCCAGTGGCTCCCCGTCTTCAAGCATGCGCTTGAGGAGGGTGGAGGCAGCTTGCATCGCGACATGGCCGAGTGGATGCTGGATATCGCGGTGGATCACAAACGCTCGCTTGCGTCCGCTGCGGACGAAGATGCGAGATTCCAGTTGCCTGAGCTGCCGGATCTGCTATCCGCGGAGAAGACGGGCCTGCGTGATCTCGCCGAGTACCTGTGCCGACCGGCTCTTGCAGGCATGGTCGTTACGCGCACTCGTGTAGAACAGATCGCTCGCGACCTGGGGTTGCCCCGTGGATTTGGCGATCGGTCGCTGATGCTGGGCAACCTGTTCGGTGCAGCGGGCAACTACGGCGTCGTCGCCGAGCTGATCACTGAGATCAAGGCTGTCGCGATTGACTGGCAACGTTACTTCGAGTCTCTGGAATCCTCGGAGCAGAACGTGCTTGCCGAGTCAGCACTTGCCTGGAGCGAGAGGGTGGGGGTTACGCTCTCACTGCTCGACCACATTGATCAGCGCGTGAGCGATATCGCAGAGTCGACCTAG
- the sulP gene encoding sulfate permease: MGDNAAASHQSAIRKFFRIRQLFHIATWLPTYTRTDFRGDLIAGLTVGVMLIPQGMAYAVLAGVPPIYGLYASLVPLLVYPLFGTSRHLAIGITAIDMVIVAAGLSQYAEIGTEEYIGLAIIAAMMAGIIQMIMGAARLGFVVNLLSRPVISGFTAAAALIIGVTQIENLLGIELANSPQIFDLIYGAIARISEVHVISLIIGMVGIVLLVILRRFVPIAPGPLIAVVLGTLAVWLLRLDMQGVDIVGVVPTGLPSPKLTAVPFSTLRDLLPTAITLSLVQFMSVISLGKVFAAKHRYTVRANKELFALGALNVVGGVFRSIPVSGSFSRSAVGEQAGGRTAMTNVVAAIVIAFTLLFLTPLFFFLPIPVFASIIMVAAFGMIDYSELRFLIKTKAVDGGIAILTFAVTILFGIQEGVLIGIAASVVAIMYRISRPNVAILGHLPGTRSFRDMGRNPSAEMIEGILILRVDASFSFANAEFLQDLLLKKSQDEDHAIRAVVIDASTINDLDTTAASVLANVIETLKERGVEMYFGGVKGRVRDVMNRYGIIELLGEDHLYLSPHRAVVHILEGSRQASRYMETVPDKREPEGEPPEES; encoded by the coding sequence ATGGGCGACAACGCAGCGGCATCGCACCAATCCGCAATCCGGAAGTTCTTCCGCATTCGCCAGCTGTTTCACATCGCCACGTGGCTCCCGACCTACACCAGGACCGATTTTCGTGGTGACCTGATCGCCGGACTGACAGTCGGCGTGATGTTGATTCCGCAGGGAATGGCGTATGCGGTCCTCGCGGGCGTTCCGCCCATCTACGGGCTCTACGCATCACTGGTGCCCCTGCTGGTCTATCCGCTTTTCGGAACTTCACGGCATCTGGCTATCGGCATCACGGCCATCGACATGGTCATTGTCGCAGCAGGACTCTCTCAATACGCCGAGATCGGCACCGAGGAGTATATCGGTCTTGCCATCATCGCGGCAATGATGGCCGGTATCATCCAGATGATCATGGGCGCAGCCCGCCTCGGATTCGTTGTGAACCTGTTGTCCAGGCCGGTCATCTCCGGCTTCACCGCCGCGGCAGCACTGATCATCGGCGTGACGCAGATCGAGAATCTCCTCGGGATCGAGCTCGCGAACTCACCACAGATCTTCGACTTGATTTACGGCGCGATAGCACGAATTAGCGAAGTACACGTGATCAGCCTCATCATAGGGATGGTGGGTATCGTGCTGCTTGTGATACTGCGCCGATTTGTGCCGATCGCTCCGGGTCCGCTGATCGCCGTCGTACTGGGCACCCTGGCGGTCTGGTTGCTGCGACTCGACATGCAGGGCGTGGACATTGTCGGAGTGGTACCGACTGGACTCCCGAGTCCGAAACTCACCGCCGTTCCGTTCTCTACGCTGCGCGATCTTCTGCCGACGGCCATCACGCTTTCCCTTGTTCAGTTCATGAGCGTGATTTCTCTCGGAAAAGTTTTCGCCGCGAAACACCGCTACACCGTTCGGGCCAACAAGGAGTTGTTCGCGCTGGGAGCGCTCAACGTCGTGGGCGGCGTCTTCCGAAGCATACCGGTATCGGGCAGCTTCTCACGGAGTGCAGTCGGAGAGCAAGCCGGCGGGCGCACGGCCATGACCAACGTGGTGGCTGCCATCGTCATCGCGTTCACCCTCCTGTTCCTGACTCCGCTGTTCTTCTTCCTTCCCATTCCCGTCTTTGCGTCCATCATCATGGTGGCAGCATTCGGGATGATCGACTACAGCGAGCTCCGCTTTCTGATCAAGACCAAAGCGGTCGACGGTGGCATCGCGATTCTGACGTTCGCCGTTACGATCCTGTTTGGAATCCAGGAGGGCGTCCTGATCGGTATCGCCGCCTCCGTCGTAGCCATCATGTACCGCATCAGTCGACCAAACGTGGCCATCCTCGGTCACCTTCCGGGAACCCGGTCTTTTCGCGACATGGGCCGCAATCCCAGTGCAGAGATGATCGAGGGCATTCTCATCCTACGGGTCGACGCTTCATTCTCGTTCGCCAATGCGGAATTCCTCCAGGATCTTCTGCTGAAAAAGAGTCAGGACGAGGACCACGCCATCCGAGCGGTCGTGATCGATGCCAGTACAATCAACGATCTTGACACAACCGCTGCGTCCGTCCTTGCCAATGTCATTGAGACGCTGAAGGAACGAGGCGTGGAGATGTATTTCGGCGGCGTGAAGGGTAGAGTGCGCGACGTCATGAATCGCTACGGGATCATTGAACTGCTTGGAGAGGACCACTTGTATCTGAGCCCTCACCGTGCTGTCGTGCATATCCTCGAGGGCTCTCGACAGGCGTCGCGGTACATGGAAACCGTTCCCGACAAAAGGGAGCCAGAAGGCGAACCGCCTGAAGAGTCCTAG
- a CDS encoding molybdenum cofactor guanylyltransferase — protein sequence MQPPISGLILAGGLSRRFGSDKAAHRIDGQSMIEIAYDALRSVTDDIIISVRQDDQSYDLDAQYVVDRYRRMGPLAGLDAGLAVARQDWVFVVACDMPRICQDDVEAIIGQCAPPTDAVVATDADGMVHPLCGCYYRPTVAPRVKALLQQRHLSMMGLLDRLVVQSVPLSGASLFNVNRPADLVLLSLL from the coding sequence ATGCAACCACCGATCTCCGGATTGATCCTCGCGGGTGGATTGAGTCGCCGCTTCGGCAGTGATAAGGCCGCTCACCGGATCGATGGCCAGTCGATGATCGAAATCGCGTACGATGCGCTTCGATCTGTAACCGACGACATCATTATCAGTGTTCGTCAAGATGACCAGAGCTATGACCTCGACGCTCAGTACGTCGTAGATCGGTACCGACGCATGGGGCCGTTGGCGGGTCTCGATGCGGGTCTTGCCGTCGCCCGGCAAGACTGGGTCTTCGTCGTTGCGTGCGATATGCCGCGGATCTGCCAGGACGATGTGGAGGCGATCATCGGACAGTGCGCGCCGCCGACAGACGCCGTCGTGGCTACCGACGCCGACGGAATGGTACATCCGCTATGTGGTTGCTACTACCGCCCGACGGTCGCTCCCAGGGTAAAGGCCCTGCTGCAGCAACGTCACCTGTCCATGATGGGCCTGCTCGACCGCCTCGTTGTGCAGTCCGTCCCGCTGTCGGGTGCGTCTCTGTTCAACGTCAACAGGCCCGCAGACCTGGTATTGCTTAGCTTGTTATAA
- a CDS encoding carboxymuconolactone decarboxylase family protein: MRKLPKRFTAFLRDYPDVGAAYGSLGEATMGAGPLDEKTSQLVKLGIAIGLRHEGAVHAHCRKAIDLGCTRAEVRHAAVLATTTMGFPSMMAALSWVDDVVDDDSD; this comes from the coding sequence ATGAGGAAACTTCCGAAGCGGTTTACCGCTTTTCTTAGGGACTATCCTGACGTAGGTGCGGCCTACGGATCGCTCGGTGAGGCAACGATGGGCGCCGGACCTCTGGACGAAAAGACGTCCCAACTCGTTAAGCTTGGAATCGCGATCGGGCTGCGACACGAAGGAGCGGTGCACGCGCATTGTCGGAAGGCTATTGATCTCGGCTGTACACGTGCGGAAGTGCGTCATGCCGCCGTGCTGGCAACCACGACGATGGGATTTCCGAGCATGATGGCAGCCCTCAGCTGGGTGGACGATGTGGTCGACGACGATTCTGACTAA